A window of the Garra rufa chromosome 10, GarRuf1.0, whole genome shotgun sequence genome harbors these coding sequences:
- the LOC141343656 gene encoding zona pellucida sperm-binding protein 4-like, whose translation MLSCLVMAGKWHLCYFQTLCVLACSFCSALPQMGFPAQNPQALMFQPSDHRFKQSAQQQSAQQVPQKFQLQQPVKAEPVDKCAVADYEQIQCGQPGISGAECEAINCCFNGQQCYYGKAVTVQCIRDGQFVVVVARDVTLPRLSLDSVRLVGGSEPPCAPVDSTPFFAIYQFPVTACGTSMMEDSGYVVYENRMTSSYEVGVGPFGSITRDSHFELLFQCRYSGTAVEALVVEVNSVPAPPPVAAPGPLRVELRLANGQCVTKGCAEGDEAYTSYYGAADYPVTKVLREPVYVEVRILERTDPNLVLMLGRCWATSTPSPLSLPQWDLLIDGCPYYDDRYLTALVPLTRASGLQFPTHYKRFVVKMFTFVDPASLAPLQETIFIHCSTAVCHPSSGSCEQSCGRKRRDVAVRTSTIGQTVSSGEVRLVV comes from the exons ATGCTCAGTTGTTTAGTAATGGCAGGAAAGTGGCATTTATGTTATTTCCAAACACTATGTGTTTTGGCTTGTTCTTTTTGCAGTGCTCTTCCTCAAATGGGTTTTCCAGCTCAGAATCCTCAAGCTCTGATGTTCCAGCCGTCTGACCATCGGTTTAAACAGTCAGCTCAACAACAATCTGCTCAGCAGGTTCCTCAGAAGTTTCAGCTTCAGCAGCCAGTGAAGGCCGAGCCTGTTGACAAATGTGCTGTAGCTGATTATGAGCAGATCCAATGTGGACAACCTGGTATCAGTGGTGCTGAGTGTGAGGCTATCAACTGCTGCTTTAACGGACAACAGTGTTACTATGGGAAAGCAG TGACTGTCCAGTGTATTAGAGATGGTCAGTTTGTGGTAGTGGTGGCTAGAGATGTTACGCTGCCTCGACTGAGTCTGGATTCGGTCCGTCTAGTGGGTGGAAGTGAACCACCTTGCGCTCCTGTGGACTCTACACCTTTCTTTGCTATATACCAGTTCCCTGTCACCGCATGTGGCACGAGCATGATG GAGGACAGTGGATATGTGGTGTATGAAAACAGAATGACCTCCTCGTATGAAGTAGGCGTTGGTCCGTTTGGTTCCATCACGAGAGACAGCCATTTTGA GCTTCTCTTCCAGTGTAGGTACTCTGGTACTGCTGTGGAAGCTCTGGTTGTGGAGGTCAACAGTGTTCCTGCACCTCCACCAGTAGCTGCTCCTGGACCTCTCAGAGTGGAGCTTAGACTGGCCAATGGCCAATGTGTCACCAAAGGTTGCGCAGAAG GGGATGAGGCCTACACGTCCTACTACGGTGCTGCTGATTATCCCGTCACGAAAGTCCTGCGAGAGCCTGTGTATGTTGAGGTGCGCATTCTGGAGAGGACTGACCCCAACCTTGTCCTGATGCTGGGACGTTGTTGGGCGACATCAACCCCCAGTCCACTCAGTCTACCCCAGTGGGATCTTCTGATTGATGG ATGCCCTTACTATGATGACCGTTACCTGACCGCACTGGTTCCACTGACTAGAGCGTCTGGTCTTCAGTTCCCAACCCACTACAAGCGCTTCGTTGTCAAGATGTTCACGTTTGTTGATCCAGCATCACTGGCTCCTCTGCAGGAAACC ATCTTCATCCATTGCAGTACAGCGGTGTGCCATCCCTCTTCTGGCTCCTGTGAGCAAAGCTGTGGCAGGAAGA GGAGAGATGTTGCTGTGAGGACCTCCACTATTGGACAAACTGTTTCGAGTGGAGAAGTGAGATTGGTTGTATGA